In Phocoena phocoena chromosome 8, mPhoPho1.1, whole genome shotgun sequence, the following are encoded in one genomic region:
- the LOC136127363 gene encoding LOW QUALITY PROTEIN: olfactory receptor 9Q1-like (The sequence of the model RefSeq protein was modified relative to this genomic sequence to represent the inferred CDS: inserted 1 base in 1 codon; substituted 2 bases at 2 genomic stop codons) yields MAEKNLTLVTXLMAFIDSPEWALPLFLLFLFIYLITPLGNLGMTILICADLRLHSPTYFLLSHLSFMDICYSFVTVPLTMAVLLEHRATLSYTLCAVQFFLFTFFGSIDCYLLALMAYDGYVAVCXPLLYVTVMRRKAHLGCVCVCVCVCXGGGAYVAGVFRALVWKVSAFTLSFCGTNEIDFILCDLPPLLKITCGDSYTQEVVIIVFAIFVIPACMVVILVSYLLIILAVMRIPSAGGRAKTFWTCASHLTPVSLFSGTLIFMYLRHNSGQSSEEDWVVSVFYITVIPMLDPLIYSLRSKEVKEALRKILNRARLS; encoded by the exons ATGGCAGAGAAGAACCTCACCTTGGTGA TCCTCATGGCCTTCATTGACTCTCCTGAATGGGCACTACCTCTCTTCCTCCTGtttctatttatctatctcaTCACCCCTTTGGGGAACTTGGGCATGACTATCCTGATCTGCGCGGATCTCCGACTCCACAGCCCCACGTACTTCCTTCTGAGTCACCTCTCGTTCATGGACATCTGCTACTCGTTTGTCACTGTGCCTCTGACGATGGCCGTGTTGCTGGAGCACAGGGCCACTTTATCCTACACACTCTGTGCTGTCCAGTTCTTCCTCTTCACCTTCTTTGGCTCCATTGACTGCTACCTCCTGGCCCTCATGGCCTATGACGGCTATGTGGCCGTGTGCTGACCCCTGCTTTATGTCACTGTCATGAGGAGGAAGGCCCAtttgggttgtgtgtgtgtgtgtgtgtgtgtgtgttgaggggggGGGGCTTACGTTGCTGGTGTTTTCAGGGCCTTGGTGTGGAAGGTCTCAGCTTTCACGCTCTCCTTTTGTGGAACCAATGAGATTGACTTCATTTTATGTGACCTCCCTCCTCTCTTAAAGATAACCTGTGGGGACAGCTACACTCAGGAAGTGGTAATTATTGTGTTTGCCATTTTTGTCATCCCTGCCTGCATGGTGGTGATTTTGGTGTCCTACCTGCTCATCATCTTGGCCGTTATGAGGATTCCCTCTGCGGGAGGCCGGGCCAAGACTTTCTGGACGTGTGCCTCTCACCTCACTCCAGTGTCACTCTTCTCTGGGACCCTCATCTTCATGTATCTGAGACATAACTCTGGCCAGTCCTCGGAGGAGGACTGGGTGGTGTCTGTGTTTTACATAACAGTGATCCCCATGTTGGACCCTCTCATCTACAGCCTGAGGAGCAAGGAAGTGAAGGAGGCTCTGAGGAAAATTCTCAACAGAGCCAGGTTGTCGTAG